A window of the Cystobacter fuscus genome harbors these coding sequences:
- a CDS encoding phosphotransferase has product MTVEDCLPTHLRGSTTTLTRIAAGLSGAAVYRVEASGQSFVLKIAGEAENEADWRGALHIQRLAADAGLAPRIVHVDEARRAVLTAFVADRSFSTFYRDPRTHEAALTQLGRTVRRIHALPLPADAIARDPRDLLAQIWDGLLAGFALPGFTVDVVRLVLAEDPLLHERVLVLGHNDLNPTNLIYDGEEILILDWAAAGTMDAFYDLAVLSVFLRMDEGTSLRLLSAYEGKEFVELPRRFLYTRRLAAALAGAFQLYFARQMKHTGATGTETLDSTPSLGEFYQRMQAGALKLGTADGHWGFGLALLKEGLAL; this is encoded by the coding sequence ATGACCGTCGAAGACTGCCTGCCCACGCACCTCCGAGGATCCACCACCACCCTCACCCGGATCGCCGCGGGGCTCTCGGGCGCCGCCGTCTACCGCGTCGAGGCCTCCGGCCAGTCCTTCGTGCTCAAGATCGCCGGCGAGGCCGAGAACGAGGCCGACTGGCGCGGCGCGCTCCACATCCAGCGGCTCGCCGCCGACGCGGGGCTCGCACCCCGCATCGTCCACGTCGATGAGGCGCGACGCGCGGTCCTGACCGCTTTCGTCGCCGATCGTTCGTTCAGTACCTTCTACAGGGACCCGCGCACCCACGAGGCCGCGCTCACCCAGCTTGGCCGCACCGTGCGCCGCATCCACGCGCTCCCCCTGCCCGCCGACGCGATCGCGCGCGATCCCCGCGACCTGCTCGCCCAGATCTGGGACGGCCTCCTGGCCGGCTTCGCCCTCCCGGGCTTCACGGTCGACGTGGTGCGGCTCGTGCTCGCCGAGGATCCATTGCTCCACGAACGCGTCCTGGTCCTCGGCCACAACGACCTCAACCCCACCAACCTCATCTACGACGGCGAGGAGATCCTGATCCTCGATTGGGCCGCCGCCGGGACGATGGACGCCTTCTACGATCTCGCGGTGCTCTCCGTCTTCCTGCGCATGGACGAGGGCACCAGCCTGCGCCTGCTGTCGGCCTACGAGGGCAAGGAGTTCGTCGAGCTGCCCAGGCGCTTCCTCTACACCCGCCGGCTGGCGGCGGCGCTCGCCGGAGCGTTCCAGCTCTACTTCGCCCGCCAGATGAAACACACGGGGGCCACCGGCACGGAGACGCTCGACTCCACGCCCTCGCTCGGCGAGTTCTATCAGCGGATGCAGGCCGGCGCGCTGAAGCTCGGCACGGCGGACGGCCACTGGGGGTTCGGCCTCGCCCTGCTCAAGGAAGGCCTCGCGCTGTGA
- a CDS encoding RCC1 domain-containing protein — protein MKTDGTLACWGANWEGQASPPTGVFAQVSMGINYGCGVKADGSLVCWGDDSKGQASPPAGTFTQVSTGYSHTCGVKTDGSLACWGDNLFGQASPPSGSFTRVSAGWERTCGVTTDGIIACWGNSGLHGIFDPPNPFIQVSTSSGYTCGLRVDGTLTCRAPFSTWNFPEDRFTQAASGGSVFCAVKTDGTLTCRGNSDYGQHLPPAGTFTQVSMAEHHACGVKTDGNLSCWGMNNYGEALPPPGTFLHVSTGQFHTCGVKLDGSITCWGAYQASPL, from the coding sequence GTGAAGACGGATGGAACGCTGGCCTGTTGGGGAGCCAATTGGGAGGGCCAGGCTTCGCCTCCGACCGGCGTCTTCGCCCAGGTCAGCATGGGCATCAATTACGGCTGTGGCGTGAAGGCGGATGGATCGCTGGTCTGCTGGGGAGACGATTCGAAGGGCCAGGCTTCGCCTCCGGCGGGCACGTTCACGCAAGTCAGCACGGGCTACTCTCATACCTGTGGAGTGAAGACGGATGGGAGCCTGGCCTGCTGGGGAGACAACCTCTTTGGACAGGCCTCGCCCCCGAGCGGCTCCTTCACTCGGGTCAGTGCGGGCTGGGAGCGGACTTGCGGAGTGACGACCGACGGGATCATCGCCTGCTGGGGGAACTCCGGCCTGCACGGTATCTTCGACCCACCGAACCCCTTCATCCAGGTCAGCACCAGCTCCGGCTACACCTGTGGATTGAGGGTTGACGGAACCCTGACGTGCCGCGCCCCCTTCTCCACCTGGAACTTTCCCGAGGACCGCTTCACCCAGGCCGCCAGCGGCGGCAGCGTCTTCTGCGCGGTGAAGACCGATGGAACCCTCACCTGCCGGGGGAACAGCGACTACGGTCAGCACTTGCCTCCCGCGGGCACCTTTACCCAGGTCAGCATGGCTGAACACCACGCCTGTGGCGTGAAGACCGATGGGAACCTGTCCTGCTGGGGGATGAACAATTACGGCGAGGCGTTGCCTCCCCCAGGGACTTTCCTCCACGTCAGCACGGGACAATTCCATACCTGTGGGGTCAAGCTCGACGGGAGCATCACCTGCTGGGGAGCCTACCAGGCCTCTCCCCTGTGA
- a CDS encoding JmjC domain-containing protein yields the protein MRSGPDWETFVRCNWEKAPALLSLGHPVVPPAQAFRSLVTASEPFRHGTRFRALPDVRFFVENAQLRAPGKLLPGARERDVERYIRRASALLGHKAFQLLVEQPLLLDFSLWNDVRDFVRGLLERVGVPVLPIVSDLLVGNFARSPQGVAKRLHHSVFILVLHGRMRIRVWKKLWGDPPNETVGFDRHLSEATTLEAQAGDILYVPSRSFHLEECREPCMALRLWIPARGSRPTLVVKELLTKLMDHRLAHDHTVPYLEYSGRRRKGARSPVEPLERAARAFEEVARSPDLPQALRIIWARRVSACGLEPAPPPRELQPLDDSSLVRGAPRGHIVRMLDSSGQWIWAVNGHVFPGSGSAEAVQVLESLESGAALRVGELRRVARRGARRTEIRELLETLLALRGIELVSEKGA from the coding sequence ATGAGAAGCGGACCCGATTGGGAGACGTTCGTGCGGTGCAACTGGGAGAAGGCCCCCGCCCTCCTCTCCCTTGGTCATCCCGTCGTCCCGCCGGCGCAAGCCTTCCGAAGCCTCGTCACGGCGAGCGAGCCGTTCCGGCACGGCACGCGCTTCAGGGCCCTGCCCGACGTGCGGTTCTTCGTCGAGAACGCCCAACTGCGCGCCCCTGGCAAGCTCCTCCCCGGAGCTCGGGAGCGGGATGTGGAGCGCTACATCCGCCGCGCCTCCGCCCTGCTGGGGCACAAGGCGTTCCAGCTCCTCGTCGAGCAGCCGCTCCTGCTCGACTTCTCCCTCTGGAATGACGTCCGGGACTTCGTCCGGGGCCTGCTGGAGCGCGTCGGTGTCCCCGTGCTCCCCATCGTCAGTGACTTGCTCGTGGGCAACTTCGCCCGCTCACCGCAGGGCGTCGCGAAGCGACTCCATCACTCGGTCTTCATCCTGGTCCTCCACGGTCGGATGCGGATCCGTGTCTGGAAGAAGCTCTGGGGCGATCCACCGAACGAGACCGTCGGCTTCGACCGGCACCTCTCCGAAGCGACGACGCTGGAGGCCCAGGCGGGAGACATCCTGTATGTGCCCTCGCGCTCCTTCCATCTCGAGGAGTGCAGGGAGCCGTGCATGGCCTTGCGGTTGTGGATTCCCGCTCGGGGCAGCCGCCCGACCCTTGTGGTCAAGGAGCTGCTCACGAAGCTCATGGACCACCGGCTCGCGCATGATCACACGGTTCCCTATCTCGAATACTCGGGACGCCGCCGGAAGGGGGCCCGCTCCCCGGTCGAGCCCCTGGAACGTGCGGCCCGTGCATTCGAGGAGGTGGCGCGGAGCCCGGATCTCCCGCAAGCGCTGCGCATCATCTGGGCCCGTCGCGTCAGCGCCTGTGGGCTAGAACCGGCTCCGCCTCCCCGGGAGCTCCAGCCCCTGGACGACTCCTCCCTCGTTCGAGGAGCGCCACGCGGTCACATCGTGCGGATGCTGGACAGCTCGGGGCAATGGATCTGGGCCGTCAACGGCCACGTGTTCCCCGGCTCGGGCAGCGCCGAGGCCGTCCAGGTGCTCGAGTCGCTGGAGTCTGGAGCCGCGCTGCGGGTGGGCGAACTCCGCCGGGTGGCGCGGCGAGGGGCCCGGCGTACGGAGATCCGCGAGCTTCTGGAGACGCTCCTCGCGCTCCGCGGAATCGAGCTCGTGTCCGAGAAAGGGGCCTGA
- a CDS encoding DUF6624 domain-containing protein codes for MRSAAAKRHQPPGRDRKPRKEDSGLNREVRAQLLRLDRIDSVLRSQWVATGFKDRALERKLEALNTTAIDWLREVIALHGWPGRSLVGRAAADAASRLIQHADCSLAFQQRCLRLLKEAAARGEVPPRHVAYLTDVLRMRTGRKQLFGTKFRKQRGRLVPYPIERESEVDERRKQMELEPLRAYARRLERTYLPSPTRQR; via the coding sequence ATGCGCAGCGCTGCGGCGAAACGGCACCAGCCGCCGGGACGTGACAGGAAGCCACGCAAGGAGGACAGCGGACTGAACCGCGAGGTGCGTGCCCAGTTGCTGCGGCTCGACCGCATCGACAGCGTCCTGCGTTCCCAATGGGTCGCGACCGGCTTCAAGGATCGCGCACTCGAGCGCAAGCTCGAGGCGCTGAACACCACGGCGATCGACTGGCTGCGCGAGGTGATCGCGCTCCACGGGTGGCCTGGGCGAAGCCTGGTGGGGCGTGCGGCGGCGGATGCCGCGAGCCGGCTCATCCAGCATGCCGACTGCTCCCTGGCCTTCCAACAACGGTGTCTGCGTCTGCTCAAGGAGGCCGCGGCGAGAGGTGAGGTTCCCCCGCGGCACGTGGCCTATCTCACCGACGTGCTGCGCATGCGGACAGGCAGAAAACAGCTCTTCGGGACGAAGTTCCGCAAGCAGAGGGGCAGGCTCGTCCCGTACCCCATCGAGAGGGAGTCCGAGGTCGACGAGCGACGCAAACAGATGGAACTCGAGCCTCTGCGCGCATACGCTCGCCGACTCGAGCGCACCTATCTGCCGTCGCCCACGAGGCAGCGATGA